A section of the Pseudomonas flavescens genome encodes:
- the tsaB gene encoding tRNA (adenosine(37)-N6)-threonylcarbamoyltransferase complex dimerization subunit type 1 TsaB encodes MTTLLALDTATEACSVALLHDGRVTSHYEVIPRMHAQRLLPMIKALLGEQGVALSALDAIAFGRGPGAFTGVRIAIGVVQGLAFALDRPVLPVSNLAVLAQRALREHGASQVAAAIDARMDEVYWGCYRAEQGEMRLVGHEAVLAPEQALLPSEAAGEWFGAGTGWGTFAPRIAAQVAARDDDMLPHAEDLLSLARFAWARGEAVVADQAQPIYLRDKVATPKMPPPAGF; translated from the coding sequence ATGACCACTCTGCTGGCCCTCGATACCGCCACCGAAGCCTGTTCCGTCGCCCTGCTGCACGATGGTCGAGTGACGAGTCACTACGAGGTGATCCCGCGTATGCACGCTCAACGGCTGTTGCCGATGATCAAGGCGCTGCTGGGCGAGCAGGGCGTCGCACTGTCGGCGCTGGATGCCATCGCCTTCGGTCGTGGCCCAGGTGCCTTCACCGGTGTGCGCATCGCCATCGGCGTGGTTCAGGGGCTGGCGTTCGCGCTCGATCGCCCGGTGCTGCCGGTGTCCAACCTGGCGGTGCTGGCGCAACGCGCGCTTCGTGAGCACGGGGCCAGCCAGGTCGCTGCGGCCATCGATGCGCGCATGGATGAGGTCTATTGGGGCTGTTACCGCGCCGAGCAGGGCGAGATGCGGCTGGTCGGTCACGAGGCCGTGCTGGCGCCGGAGCAGGCGCTGCTGCCGAGCGAGGCGGCAGGCGAGTGGTTCGGTGCCGGTACCGGCTGGGGCACCTTTGCGCCGCGCATTGCCGCACAGGTTGCTGCCAGGGATGATGACATGCTGCCCCACGCCGAGGACCTGCTGAGCCTGGCGCGTTTCGCCTGGGCGCGGGGTGAGGCGGTGGTTGCCGACCAGGCGCAGCCGATCTATCTGCGTGACAAGGTGGCCACTCCCAAGATGCCGCCACCGGCTGGATTCTGA
- a CDS encoding 5'-nucleotidase, lipoprotein e(P4) family, with product MTKNRRFVCLPIAIVASALSASVAFADDAPEKKGECPVDQFTMALRYQQQSAEVRALQMQAYNIATEKLDAAVAAAEDPSKLAIVSDVDETIIDNSALLARDLANCHTYDGWDTWLPWERDGNPVLIPGAKKFLEHADKLGVAIRYVSDRSQEQKDYTLKALKKLDLPQVSAESVLLLGPPKVERRALVAKDYRIVMLLGDTLHDFDARFRKTPVAEQRATAEAESAKWGTEWIVFPNSGYGTWSKEPLKGWDAKPVIEKW from the coding sequence ATGACCAAGAACAGAAGATTCGTCTGCTTGCCCATCGCCATCGTGGCTTCGGCATTGAGCGCATCCGTCGCATTCGCCGACGACGCCCCGGAAAAAAAGGGCGAGTGCCCGGTTGACCAGTTCACCATGGCGTTGCGTTATCAGCAGCAATCAGCGGAAGTTCGCGCCCTGCAGATGCAGGCTTACAACATCGCCACCGAGAAGCTGGATGCAGCGGTGGCTGCGGCGGAAGATCCTTCGAAGCTCGCCATCGTTTCCGATGTGGATGAAACCATCATCGACAACTCGGCGCTGCTGGCCCGTGACCTTGCCAATTGCCACACCTACGACGGCTGGGACACCTGGCTGCCTTGGGAGCGCGACGGCAATCCGGTATTGATCCCGGGTGCCAAGAAATTCCTCGAGCACGCTGACAAGCTGGGCGTCGCCATCCGCTATGTATCGGATCGCTCGCAAGAGCAGAAGGACTACACCCTCAAGGCCCTGAAGAAGCTCGACCTGCCGCAGGTCAGCGCAGAAAGCGTGCTGCTGCTCGGACCGCCCAAGGTCGAGCGCCGAGCGCTGGTCGCCAAGGACTACCGCATCGTGATGCTGCTCGGTGACACCCTGCATGACTTCGATGCACGTTTCCGCAAGACGCCGGTGGCGGAGCAGCGCGCGACCGCCGAGGCAGAGTCCGCTAAATGGGGCACCGAGTGGATCGTGTTCCCCAATTCCGGCTATGGCACCTGGTCGAAAGAGCCCCTGAAGGGCTGGGACGCCAAGCCCGTCATCGAGAAGTGGTAA
- the adk gene encoding adenylate kinase, with protein sequence MRVILLGAPGAGKGTQAGFITKKFSIPQISTGDMLRAAVKAGTELGLAAKSVMDAGGLVSDELIINLVKERIAQPDCANGFLFDGFPRTIPQAQALKDAGVQIDHVVEIAVDDEEIVGRIAGRRVHPNSGRVYHTEHNPPKVAGKDDETGEDLIQRDDDKEATVRHRLSVYHSQTKPLVDFYQKLSAAEGTPKYSAIAGVGSVEQITSKVLAALS encoded by the coding sequence ATGCGCGTGATTCTGTTGGGGGCGCCCGGTGCCGGCAAAGGTACTCAGGCTGGTTTCATTACCAAGAAATTCTCGATTCCACAGATCTCCACCGGTGACATGCTGCGGGCAGCGGTCAAGGCAGGCACTGAACTGGGTCTGGCCGCGAAAAGCGTGATGGATGCCGGTGGCCTGGTCTCCGATGAGCTGATCATCAACCTGGTCAAGGAGCGCATCGCTCAACCCGATTGCGCCAATGGCTTCCTGTTCGACGGCTTCCCGCGCACCATCCCTCAGGCTCAGGCCCTCAAGGACGCTGGCGTGCAGATCGATCACGTGGTCGAAATTGCCGTCGATGACGAGGAAATCGTCGGCCGCATCGCCGGTCGCCGCGTACACCCGAACTCCGGTCGCGTGTACCACACCGAGCACAACCCGCCGAAAGTCGCTGGCAAGGATGACGAAACCGGTGAAGATCTGATCCAGCGCGACGACGACAAGGAAGCCACCGTGCGTCATCGCCTGTCGGTCTACCATTCGCAGACCAAGCCCCTGGTGGATTTCTACCAGAAGCTTTCGGCTGCCGAAGGCACGCCGAAATACAGCGCCATCGCCGGCGTCGGCTCCGTCGAGCAGATCACCTCCAAGGTCCTGGCAGCGCTCAGCTGA
- the ppc gene encoding phosphoenolpyruvate carboxylase has translation MTQIDARLREDVHQLGELLGTTIREQHGDAFLDKIERIRKGAKAARQGSADGARQLSDTLDQLHDDELLPVARAFNQFLNLANIAEQYHRVRRRDAGEAQPFENRILDELLQRLRAGGHDREALARQVGRLDIELVLTAHPTEVARRTLIQKYDAIAAQLAEQDHRDLSAGERDAISSRLQRLIAEAWHTEEIRRVRPTPVDEAKWGFAVIENSLWYALPTVLRKADQALLRETGFRLPLEAAPIRFASWMGGDRDGNPNVTAKVTREVLLLARWMAADLYLRDIDSLAAELSMQQASDELRARSGDSAEPYRALLKQLRERLRATRTWAHESLAGPVSPPAAVLQDNSDLYDPLHLCYRSLHECGMGVIADGPLLDFLRRVKTFGLFLVRLDVRQDATRHAAALGEITDYLGLGRYQEWDEEQRLHFLQTELNSRRPLLPADFRPAGETAEVLATCREVAAAPAASLGSYVISMAGTASDVLAVQLLLKEAGLRRPMRVVPLFETLADLDNAAVAIEQLLGLPGYRASLHGPQEVMIGYSDSAKDAGTTAAAWAQYRAQESLVEICRQHQVELLLFHGRGGTVGRGGGPAHEAILSQPPGSVNGRFRTTEQGEMIRFKFGMPDIAEQNLNLYLAAVLEATLLPPPAPEPAWRAQMDRLSSDGVVAYRGVVREHPQFVEYFRQATPEQELGRLPLGSRPAKRREGGVESLRAIPWIFAWTQTRLMLPAWLGWEAALSGALERGEGELLRDMREHWPFFRTRIDMLEMVLAKADESIARLYDERLVSAELHPLGAHLRDLLSQAGGVVLGLTGQSQLLAHSPETLEFITVRNTYLDPLHLLQAELLARSRQREQEAGSPLEQALLVSVAGIAAGLRNTG, from the coding sequence ATGACGCAAATCGACGCACGTCTACGCGAGGACGTTCACCAGCTTGGCGAGTTGCTCGGCACCACCATCCGCGAGCAGCACGGCGATGCTTTCCTCGACAAGATCGAGCGCATCCGCAAGGGCGCCAAGGCTGCGCGCCAGGGTTCGGCGGACGGGGCTCGACAGCTGAGCGATACCCTCGACCAACTGCACGACGACGAATTGCTGCCGGTCGCCCGTGCCTTCAACCAGTTTCTGAACCTGGCCAACATCGCCGAGCAGTATCACCGCGTGCGCCGACGTGATGCCGGCGAGGCGCAGCCCTTCGAGAACCGCATACTGGACGAGCTGCTGCAGCGTCTGCGTGCCGGTGGGCATGATCGCGAAGCCCTGGCCCGGCAGGTCGGTCGGCTGGATATCGAATTGGTGCTCACCGCGCACCCGACCGAAGTCGCCAGGCGCACCCTGATTCAGAAATACGATGCCATCGCCGCGCAGCTGGCGGAGCAGGATCACCGCGACCTGTCCGCAGGGGAGCGCGACGCGATTTCCAGCCGCCTGCAGCGGCTGATCGCCGAGGCCTGGCACACCGAGGAAATCCGTCGCGTGCGCCCGACCCCGGTGGACGAGGCCAAATGGGGCTTCGCGGTAATCGAAAACTCGCTGTGGTACGCCCTGCCGACCGTGCTGCGCAAGGCTGACCAGGCACTGCTGCGGGAAACCGGGTTCCGTCTGCCGCTGGAGGCCGCGCCGATCCGATTCGCCTCGTGGATGGGCGGCGATCGGGATGGCAACCCCAACGTGACGGCCAAGGTGACCCGCGAGGTTCTGTTGCTGGCCCGCTGGATGGCCGCCGATCTGTATCTGCGTGACATCGACAGCCTGGCCGCCGAGCTTTCCATGCAGCAGGCCAGCGATGAGTTGCGCGCGCGCAGTGGCGACAGTGCCGAGCCCTACCGGGCGCTGCTCAAGCAGCTCCGCGAGCGCTTGCGCGCCACCCGGACCTGGGCTCACGAGTCGCTCGCCGGTCCGGTCAGCCCGCCTGCCGCCGTGTTGCAGGACAACAGCGACCTCTACGACCCACTGCATCTTTGCTACCGCTCGCTGCACGAGTGCGGCATGGGCGTCATCGCCGACGGCCCGCTGCTCGACTTCCTGCGTCGGGTGAAAACCTTCGGCCTGTTCCTGGTGCGCCTGGACGTTCGCCAGGACGCCACTCGCCATGCCGCCGCGCTGGGTGAGATCACCGATTATCTGGGCCTTGGCCGTTATCAGGAATGGGATGAAGAACAGCGTCTGCACTTTCTGCAGACCGAGCTGAACAGCCGTCGTCCGCTATTGCCCGCGGACTTCCGTCCCGCAGGCGAGACCGCCGAAGTGCTGGCGACCTGTCGTGAGGTCGCGGCCGCGCCCGCGGCGTCTCTCGGTTCCTACGTCATCTCCATGGCGGGAACCGCCTCCGATGTGCTCGCGGTACAGCTGCTGCTCAAGGAAGCCGGGCTGCGCAGGCCGATGCGTGTGGTGCCGCTGTTCGAAACCCTGGCCGATCTGGATAACGCAGCGGTCGCCATCGAGCAATTGCTGGGGCTGCCGGGCTATCGAGCCAGCTTGCACGGCCCGCAGGAAGTGATGATCGGCTACTCCGACTCCGCCAAGGATGCCGGGACCACCGCTGCCGCCTGGGCGCAGTACCGTGCCCAGGAAAGTCTGGTGGAGATCTGTCGTCAGCATCAGGTCGAGCTGCTGCTGTTCCATGGCCGCGGTGGCACCGTGGGCCGCGGTGGTGGTCCCGCCCACGAGGCGATCCTGTCGCAACCACCGGGCTCGGTGAACGGGCGTTTCCGCACCACCGAGCAGGGCGAGATGATCCGCTTCAAGTTCGGCATGCCGGACATCGCCGAGCAGAACCTCAATCTCTACCTGGCCGCCGTGCTGGAGGCGACCCTGCTGCCGCCGCCCGCGCCCGAGCCAGCCTGGCGCGCGCAGATGGACAGGCTTTCTTCCGACGGCGTGGTCGCCTACCGCGGCGTGGTGCGCGAGCATCCGCAGTTCGTCGAGTACTTTCGCCAGGCGACGCCGGAGCAGGAGCTTGGCCGCCTGCCGCTGGGCAGCAGGCCGGCCAAGCGGCGCGAGGGCGGGGTGGAAAGCCTGCGGGCAATCCCCTGGATTTTCGCCTGGACGCAGACCCGCCTGATGCTGCCGGCCTGGCTGGGCTGGGAGGCCGCCCTGAGCGGAGCGCTGGAGCGCGGCGAGGGCGAGTTGCTGCGCGACATGCGCGAACACTGGCCGTTCTTCCGCACGCGCATCGACATGCTGGAAATGGTGCTCGCCAAGGCTGACGAGTCGATCGCCAGGCTGTATGACGAGCGTCTGGTCAGTGCCGAACTGCACCCATTGGGTGCGCATTTACGCGACCTATTGTCGCAGGCGGGTGGTGTCGTGCTGGGTCTCACCGGGCAGTCGCAGTTGCTTGCCCACAGCCCGGAGACGCTGGAGTTCATCACCGTACGCAATACCTATCTGGATCCATTGCACCTGCTGCAAGCCGAGCTGCTGGCCCGCTCGCGGCAGCGCGAGCAGGAGGCGGGAAGCCCTCTGGAACAGGCATTGCTGGTCAGCGTGGCGGGTATCGCCGCCGGTTTGCGCAATACCGGTTGA
- a CDS encoding DUF4398 domain-containing protein: MELHTMTTKTAPNARTKLAGWKVAALAIGSSLLLVGCAGTPPSEQLAVTKSAVNEAVSSGGTEFAAVETKSAQDKLKQAELEVIEKNYEEAKRLAEQAEWDARVAVRKTQAAKADKALKDAQQGIEELRQEGLRSAQPAPTQGQ, translated from the coding sequence ATGGAGTTGCACACCATGACCACTAAAACTGCCCCAAACGCTCGTACCAAACTAGCCGGCTGGAAAGTTGCGGCACTGGCTATCGGCAGCAGCTTGCTGCTCGTCGGTTGCGCAGGCACTCCGCCCAGTGAGCAACTGGCTGTGACCAAGTCGGCCGTCAACGAAGCCGTGAGCTCCGGCGGTACCGAATTCGCCGCGGTCGAAACCAAGTCTGCCCAGGACAAACTGAAGCAGGCCGAGCTGGAAGTCATCGAGAAGAACTACGAAGAAGCCAAACGCCTGGCCGAACAAGCCGAGTGGGACGCACGCGTAGCCGTGCGTAAAACCCAGGCAGCCAAGGCTGACAAGGCACTGAAGGATGCCCAGCAGGGTATCGAGGAACTGCGTCAGGAAGGTCTGCGCAGCGCTCAGCCGGCTCCGACCCAAGGTCAGTAA
- a CDS encoding OmpA family protein: MRKQVMIPALLALSVGLAACSTQPNVNLEQARSGYSTLQTDPQAVKVAALETKDAGEALEKAERAFREKEDEKKVDQLSYLANQRIEVARQTIALRTTEASLEQTGAQRAQARLEARDAQIKQLQNSLNAKQTERGTLVTFGDVLFDLNRAELKPGGFANIAKLAQFLQENPDRKVIVEGYTDSTGSADYNQGLSERRANSVRAALVRQGVGPERIVAQGYGKEYPVASNADSAGRAQNRRVEVTISNDNKPVAPRSSVSSN; this comes from the coding sequence ATGCGTAAACAAGTGATGATTCCAGCCCTGCTGGCTCTGAGCGTTGGCCTCGCTGCCTGCTCCACCCAACCGAACGTGAACCTCGAGCAGGCGCGTAGCGGCTATTCCACGCTGCAGACCGACCCGCAAGCGGTGAAGGTCGCGGCACTGGAAACCAAGGATGCCGGTGAAGCGCTGGAAAAAGCCGAGCGCGCTTTCCGCGAGAAAGAAGACGAGAAGAAGGTCGACCAGCTTTCCTACCTGGCCAACCAGCGCATCGAAGTGGCGCGTCAGACCATCGCACTGCGCACCACCGAAGCGAGCCTCGAGCAGACGGGCGCCCAACGTGCCCAGGCCCGCCTGGAAGCCCGTGACGCGCAGATCAAGCAACTGCAGAACAGCCTCAACGCCAAGCAGACCGAACGCGGCACTCTGGTCACCTTCGGCGACGTACTGTTCGACCTGAACCGTGCCGAGCTCAAGCCAGGCGGCTTCGCCAACATCGCCAAGCTCGCCCAGTTCCTGCAGGAAAACCCGGATCGCAAGGTAATCGTCGAAGGCTACACCGACAGCACCGGTTCGGCTGACTACAACCAGGGCCTGTCCGAGCGTCGCGCCAACTCCGTACGTGCCGCACTGGTACGTCAGGGCGTAGGTCCGGAGCGCATCGTCGCTCAGGGCTATGGCAAGGAATACCCGGTTGCCAGCAACGCCGACTCTGCCGGCCGCGCTCAGAACCGTCGTGTGGAAGTGACCATTTCCAACGACAACAAGCCGGTTGCTCCTCGCTCGTCCGTAAGCAGCAACTAA
- a CDS encoding DUF4398 domain-containing protein encodes MSTKTASKARTQLAGWKAATLAVGSALILAGCAGTPPSEQLAVTKSAVNEAVSSGGTEFAAVETRSAQDKLKQAEQKVYEKKFEEAKRLAEQAEWDARLAVRKTQAAKAEKALKDAQQGIEELRQEGLRGFQSTPAQGQ; translated from the coding sequence ATGAGCACCAAGACTGCTTCAAAAGCGCGCACTCAACTGGCGGGCTGGAAAGCCGCGACACTGGCCGTCGGCAGCGCCCTGATTCTCGCTGGCTGTGCAGGCACCCCGCCCAGCGAGCAACTGGCGGTGACCAAGTCTGCCGTCAATGAAGCCGTGAGCTCTGGCGGAACAGAATTCGCCGCAGTGGAAACCCGCTCCGCCCAGGACAAGCTGAAGCAGGCCGAGCAGAAGGTTTACGAAAAGAAATTCGAGGAAGCCAAACGGCTGGCAGAGCAGGCCGAGTGGGATGCACGCCTGGCGGTTCGCAAGACCCAGGCGGCGAAGGCAGAGAAAGCACTGAAGGATGCCCAACAAGGCATCGAAGAACTGCGTCAGGAAGGCCTGCGCGGCTTCCAGAGCACTCCTGCCCAAGGCCAGTAA
- a CDS encoding OmpA family protein has protein sequence MRNQLMIPALLALSVGLAACSTKPNVNLEQARSNFSTLQSDPKAIKVAALETKDAGEFLEKAEKAYREKEDQKIVDQLSYLANQRVEVARQTIALRTTEQDLQKTAAQRTQARLEAREAQIKQLQSSLNGKKTERGTLVTFGDVLFDVGRAELKAGGLHNINQLAEFLRDNPGRKVLVEGYTDSTGSEALNLDLSDRRANAVRTALVRMGVGPERIVAQGYGKEYPVASNASASGRAMNRRVEVTISNDNKAVAPRSSFRSY, from the coding sequence ATGCGTAATCAACTGATGATCCCCGCCCTGCTGGCCCTGAGCGTCGGCCTGGCAGCCTGCTCGACGAAGCCCAACGTCAATCTGGAACAGGCGCGCAGCAACTTCTCGACCCTGCAAAGCGATCCCAAGGCGATCAAGGTAGCCGCCCTGGAGACCAAGGACGCCGGCGAATTCCTGGAAAAAGCCGAGAAGGCCTATCGTGAAAAGGAAGACCAGAAGATCGTCGATCAGCTGTCTTACCTGGCCAACCAGCGTGTCGAAGTGGCGCGCCAGACCATCGCCCTGCGTACCACCGAGCAGGACCTGCAAAAGACCGCCGCACAGCGCACTCAGGCACGCCTGGAAGCCCGTGAAGCGCAAATCAAGCAATTGCAGAGCAGCCTGAACGGCAAGAAAACCGAACGCGGCACGCTGGTCACCTTTGGTGACGTGCTGTTCGACGTTGGCCGCGCCGAGCTCAAGGCCGGAGGCCTGCACAACATCAACCAACTGGCCGAGTTCCTGCGTGACAATCCCGGCCGCAAGGTTCTGGTCGAAGGCTACACCGACAGCACCGGTTCGGAAGCCCTGAATCTCGACCTGTCGGATCGCCGCGCCAACGCCGTACGCACCGCACTGGTACGCATGGGCGTGGGCCCGGAGCGAATCGTCGCCCAGGGCTACGGCAAGGAATACCCGGTCGCCAGCAATGCCAGCGCCTCTGGCCGTGCCATGAACCGCCGCGTGGAAGTGACCATTTCCAACGACAACAAAGCCGTCGCCCCCCGCTCGTCCTTCCGCAGCTACTAA